From the Anaerolineae bacterium genome, one window contains:
- a CDS encoding DNA ligase — translation MSQTDRLEQYREKRDFSRTSEPSGEEATQSAQPVFVIQKHDAKNLHYDFRLEVDGVLKSWAVPKGPSTDPREKRLAIPTEDHPLAYANFEGVIPKDEYGAGPVLVWDTGPYCNLRAEKEEDGVSMAEALDEGKLEIWLEGQKLSGGYALIRTGQGNDPRWLLVKMDDDQADARRNPTSTEPDSALSGRSLAEIETL, via the coding sequence ATGAGCCAAACGGATAGGTTAGAACAATATCGAGAAAAACGAGATTTCAGCCGCACGTCGGAGCCGTCTGGAGAGGAGGCGACACAGTCCGCACAGCCGGTGTTCGTCATCCAAAAACACGACGCCAAAAACCTGCACTACGATTTTCGGCTGGAAGTGGACGGTGTACTCAAATCATGGGCTGTGCCCAAAGGCCCCTCCACCGACCCCCGCGAGAAACGGCTGGCGATACCTACCGAAGATCACCCCCTGGCTTATGCCAACTTTGAAGGCGTTATCCCAAAGGATGAATATGGCGCAGGGCCGGTGCTGGTATGGGATACCGGCCCCTACTGCAACCTGCGGGCCGAAAAAGAAGAAGATGGTGTTTCGATGGCCGAGGCGCTGGACGAAGGTAAACTCGAAATCTGGTTGGAAGGCCAAAAACTCAGCGGCGGCTATGCCCTGATCCGCACCGGGCAGGGCAATGACCCGCGCTGGCTGCTGGTCAAAATGGATGATGACCAGGCCGATGCTCGCCGCAATCCCACCAGTACCGAGCCGGATTCGGCGCTCAGCGGGCGGAGCCTGGCCGAAATTGAGACACTTTGA